CAGCCCGGCAGCGCCGGTGGCTCAAGCGCCGCCGGTGCGCTTGACCTTGGGGTCGGTGTAGGTCAGCGGCTCGTTCTTGGCCTGCTGGGCCAGACGCTCCTGCAAGGTCATCTTGTTGACGTCCTGAGCTACCTCTACCGCGCTGCCGCTGGCGCGCCACATGGACTGGATGAACTCCAGCAGCTGCTTGTAGATCGGCTCTTTGGGAGGCTCCGGCGGCTCCTCGACGGTTTCCTTCTTTTTTACCGCCGTCCAGTCCCGGTTCGGCGCCTCGGGCGCCGAGGGTTTGTCCGGCTCGCGCACGATCGCCCCCTCACCCAGCCGGTCCATAGACTCGACCGGGTTGGGAGCGTTGATGGGACGCACCGGAGGCGCACCCGAGGCGCCAGTGGAATACAAATCAGCGCCCTGAGGACGCCAGGACGGCGATCGATCGACAGGTGGCATTTGCATGACATTGGCCCGTAGTTGAACAAAAGTGTGGAGAGGGTCTTTCGGCCTCTTCGTACATCCATTACGGCAAAAAGAAGGGTGAATTTAGGTCTTTTTCACCGATTGGCCGAAATTTAGGGTTTTCCCTAGTAAAAATCCAGCCTTTGGGAACGGTTTAGCGCCTTCCAGGGGTAGCAATGGCGAGCAGAAGCCTTCCAAAGGGATGCCGAAGTACGCCGTGCACGTGCAAATGTCGCAGCACCACCACGTAGTCCTAAGAGGGAGAGAGCGCTGGCAGGGCGTGCATCACCCAGCGCAAGAGAGCGGGCAGGGGCAGGGATACGCAAGGGTCGGGTCGTTCCCTGGAAATCTCAGGAAATGCGCAAGAGGGCAGGCGCAGCCCCCTTCTAATTGCTCTTCAGAGCCTGCTCACGGTCGCGCAGTAGCGCACAGACAACTCACGGCGGCAGGACAGCTGCCTGGGCCTGGGCCATGGGCAGAGCCGGACTGACTCCGCCGCAAAAGGTCACAGAAAGCGTTCGAGCAGGCGGCGCGAATGCTTGTCCAGCGCCGTGGTGTCCTTCACACGGAACTGCAAACCGTCGCCCCCGGCGATGAGCAGCCGGGTGCGGCCACCCAGGCGGCGGATGTCCTCTTCGGCCTTGAGCACCAGGCGGGCGGGCCCCCGGTCGGTCTCCACATCCCAGGTGCTGGGCGTTGAAAAGCTAGAAACAGCGAGGATTTTCTGGATAGTGGGCACAAACTCGCGCACTTCAAGTTCTTCTTCAATGAGCTGCCGGGCGGCGCCCGTCACGGCCTCCAGCCGGGGAACCCAGAGCAGTTCATGGCCGTCGGCACCCACCAGAGAGAGCCCTTCGCCCGGCGCGGCGATGGGAAAAGCACGCACGGGGGTCACGCCCTCATGGGCCGTGCCGTCGGCCAGGGTCAGGACCAGGCGGCCGTGCGGGTTGCGCGTGAGCTGGAAGGCAGGGATAGACGACGATGGGGTCAGGGAAGCATTCATGGCAGGGTTGCTCACAGCGTCTCAGGGGTT
Above is a window of Acidovorax sp. KKS102 DNA encoding:
- a CDS encoding DUF1854 domain-containing protein; the protein is MNASLTPSSSIPAFQLTRNPHGRLVLTLADGTAHEGVTPVRAFPIAAPGEGLSLVGADGHELLWVPRLEAVTGAARQLIEEELEVREFVPTIQKILAVSSFSTPSTWDVETDRGPARLVLKAEEDIRRLGGRTRLLIAGGDGLQFRVKDTTALDKHSRRLLERFL